The following proteins are co-located in the Lagenorhynchus albirostris chromosome 2, mLagAlb1.1, whole genome shotgun sequence genome:
- the THEM5 gene encoding acyl-coenzyme A thioesterase THEM5 encodes MMRRGLQVAARPSHHGALPGGPYILPTFSPASAFGSSMDSLVSRFCQEKTDLKNYALPNASWCPDMLNLYHEFLEKTKADGWIRLPSFKSNRNHIQGLKLPLVLTVSSDKSDCHIFTRCTETEGQSYEYVIFFHPSKKKSVCLFQPGPYLEGPPGFAHRGSLAAMIDETFSKTAYLAGEGLFTHNLNIRFKNLIRMGSLAVLNVGMEKVEDQKLYISCVAQSTDQQTIYTKASGTFLQLQLEEDSSQYYTLCLQESLLPTALPTWDTLQSSGGCPGSNW; translated from the exons ATGATGAGAAGAGGCCTCCAGGTGGCAGCAAGACCTAGCCACCACGGAGCCCTTCCTGGCGGCCCCTACATCCTGCCCACGTTCAGCCCTGCCTCAGCATTCGGATCCTCCATGGACTCCCTG GTCTCAAGATTCTGTCAGGAGAAGACAGATTTGAAGAATTATGCCCTCCCCAATGCCAGCTGGTGTCCAGACATGCTGAACCTGTACCACGAATTTCTGGAGAAAACTAAGGCCGATGGCTGGATCAGACTGCCCTCCTTCAAGTCCAACAGAAACCACATCCAGGGGCTCAAGCTCCCATTAGTGTTAACAGTTTCCTCAG acAAAAGTGACTGTCACATCTTCACCAGGTGTACTGAAACGGAAGGACAAAGCTACGAGTATGTCATCTTTTTCCACCCATCCAAGAAGAAGTCTGTCTGTCTTTTCCAACCAGGCCCCTACCTGGAGGGGCCCCCAGG GTTTGCCCACAGAGGGTCACTGGCAGCCATGATAGACGAGACCTTCTCTAAAACTGCTTACCTGGCTGGAGAGGGGCTGTTCACACACAATCTCAACATCAGGTTCAAAAA CTTGATCCGTATGGGCTCTCTGGCTGTGCTGAACGTTGGCATGGAAAAGGTTGAGGACCAGAAGCTTTACATATCCTGCGTCGCCCAGAGCACGGACCAGCAGACCATTTACACCAAAGCTTCAG GTACTTTCCTCCAGCTGCAGCTGGAAGAGGATTCATCTCAATACTACACACTATGCCTTCAGGAGAGCCTACTGCCAACCGCCTTGCCTACCTGGGACACACTCCAGAGCAGCGGGGGGTGTCCGGGAAGTAACTGGTGA